A single Mixta calida DNA region contains:
- a CDS encoding microcin C ABC transporter permease YejB translates to MGAYLIRRLLLIVPTLWAIITLNFFIVQIAPGGPVEQALANAQFGQTSGLPGGGENASSRAMLNSSPGDNQYRGSRGLDPEVVAEITKRYGFDKPLHERYFTLLWNYVRFDFGDSLFRSASVVQMIKDSLPVSVSLGLWSTLIIYLVSIPLGIKKAVRNGSAFDIWSSTLIIIGYAIPAFLFAIMLIVLFSGGSYFDWFPLRGLTSPQFDQLPWYAKIGDYFWHITLPVLATVIGGFATLTMLTKNSFLDEIRKQYVVTARAKGLDEKKVLYRHVFRNAMLLVIAGFPATFISMFFTGSLLIEVMFSLNGLGLLGYEATIQRDYPVMFGTLYIFTLIGLLLNILSDITYTLVDPRIDFEGR, encoded by the coding sequence TTGGGCGCTTATCTAATCCGTCGTCTGCTGCTGATTGTGCCGACGCTGTGGGCGATCATTACGCTGAACTTTTTTATCGTGCAAATCGCGCCTGGCGGCCCGGTCGAGCAGGCGCTGGCCAACGCGCAGTTTGGGCAGACCAGCGGCCTGCCCGGAGGCGGAGAAAACGCCAGCAGCCGCGCGATGTTGAACAGTTCGCCGGGCGATAATCAGTATCGCGGCTCACGCGGGCTGGACCCCGAAGTGGTAGCGGAGATAACCAAACGCTACGGCTTCGATAAGCCATTGCATGAACGCTATTTCACGCTGCTGTGGAACTACGTGCGCTTCGATTTCGGCGACAGCCTGTTCCGCAGCGCTTCGGTGGTGCAGATGATCAAAGACAGTCTGCCGGTTTCCGTCTCGCTGGGGTTGTGGAGTACGCTGATTATCTATCTGGTGTCGATCCCGCTGGGCATTAAAAAGGCGGTGCGTAACGGCAGCGCCTTCGATATCTGGAGCAGCACGCTGATTATCATCGGCTACGCAATCCCTGCCTTTCTGTTCGCCATTATGCTGATCGTCCTGTTTTCCGGCGGCAGCTATTTCGACTGGTTCCCGCTGCGCGGCCTGACGTCGCCGCAGTTCGACCAGCTACCGTGGTATGCGAAAATCGGCGACTATTTTTGGCATATTACGCTGCCGGTGCTGGCGACGGTGATCGGCGGCTTCGCTACCCTGACCATGCTGACGAAAAATTCGTTTCTCGACGAGATCCGCAAGCAGTACGTGGTGACCGCGCGCGCCAAAGGGCTCGATGAGAAAAAGGTGCTTTACCGCCACGTCTTCCGCAACGCCATGCTGTTAGTGATCGCCGGCTTTCCGGCCACCTTTATCAGCATGTTTTTCACCGGCTCGCTGCTGATTGAGGTGATGTTTTCGCTGAACGGCCTGGGGCTGCTCGGCTATGAAGCCACCATCCAGCGCGACTACCCGGTGATGTTCGGCACGCTGTATATCTTTACGCTGATCGGCCTGCTGTTGAATATCCTGAGCGATATCACCTATACGCTGGTCGATCCCCGCATCGATTTCGAGGGACGCTGA
- a CDS encoding ABC transporter permease, with product MSRLNPVNQARWQRFRQNRRGYWSLWLFALIFVLSLCAELLANDKPLLVHYQHRWYAPLLFDYTESDFGGPFATSADYQDPWLQQRLAQDGWALWAPIRFGDNTINFATKVPFPSPPSAQNWLGTDANGGDVLARILYGTRISLLFGLMLTLLSSVIGVTVGAVQGYFGGKVDLFGQRFIEIWSGMPTLFLIILLSSVIQPGFWWLLAITVAFGWMSLVGVVRAEFLRTRNFDYIRAAMALGVSDSRIMLRHMLPNAMVATLTWLPFILCGSITTLTSLDFLGFGLPLGSPSLGELLLQGKNNLQAPWLGLAGFFTLAILLSLLIFIGEAVRDAFDPAKV from the coding sequence ATGAGCCGTTTAAATCCGGTCAACCAGGCGCGCTGGCAGCGCTTCCGGCAGAACCGTCGCGGCTACTGGTCGCTGTGGCTGTTCGCGCTGATTTTCGTGCTGAGCCTGTGCGCCGAACTGCTGGCGAACGATAAGCCGCTGCTGGTGCATTATCAACATCGCTGGTACGCCCCACTGCTGTTCGACTATACCGAAAGCGACTTCGGCGGCCCGTTCGCCACCTCCGCCGACTATCAGGACCCCTGGCTGCAACAGCGGCTGGCGCAGGATGGCTGGGCGCTGTGGGCGCCGATCCGCTTCGGCGACAACACCATTAACTTTGCTACAAAAGTGCCCTTCCCTTCGCCGCCTTCGGCGCAGAACTGGCTCGGCACCGACGCCAACGGCGGCGACGTGCTGGCGCGCATTCTGTACGGCACGCGCATCTCACTGCTGTTCGGCCTGATGCTGACGCTGCTCTCCAGCGTAATCGGCGTAACCGTCGGTGCGGTGCAGGGCTACTTTGGCGGTAAGGTGGATCTGTTCGGCCAGCGCTTTATTGAGATCTGGTCGGGCATGCCGACGCTGTTTCTGATTATTCTGCTCTCCAGCGTGATACAGCCGGGTTTCTGGTGGCTGCTGGCGATCACCGTGGCGTTTGGCTGGATGAGTCTGGTGGGCGTCGTGCGCGCCGAGTTCCTGCGCACGCGCAACTTTGACTATATCCGCGCGGCCATGGCGCTCGGCGTCAGCGACAGCCGCATTATGCTGCGCCATATGCTGCCGAATGCGATGGTGGCGACGCTCACCTGGCTGCCCTTTATTCTCTGCGGTTCGATCACCACGCTGACCTCGCTCGATTTCCTCGGCTTCGGCCTGCCGCTCGGCTCGCCGTCGCTCGGGGAGCTGCTGCTGCAGGGGAAAAACAATCTGCAGGCGCCATGGCTCGGCCTGGCGGGATTTTTCACCCTGGCCATTTTACTGTCGCTGCTGATTTTTATCGGCGAAGCGGTGCGCGACGCGTTCGATCCCGCGAAGGTATAA
- the yejF gene encoding microcin C ABC transporter ATP-binding protein YejF translates to MTSPLLSINHLSIAFRHGATERRVVDDISLSVEAGETLALVGESGSGKSVTALSVMRLLPSPPVTWPQGEILFAGQDLLRADERALQRLRGNRIAMIFQEPMVSLNPLHTLEKQLYEVLSLHRGMRREAARAEMLSCLDRVGIRNARGRLADYPHQLSGGERQRVMIAMALLTQPELLIADEPTTALDVTVQAQILTLLKELKQELNMGLLFITHNFTIVRQLADSVSVMQNGKIVEHNRCDTLFSAPQHSYTRQLIDAEPEGRPDPVDLSQPALLQVNGLQVAFAVRRGLLRRVTHQHHALKNLSFSLRPGESLGLVGESGSGKSTTGLALLRLIASQGEILFAGQPLQNLSRRQMLPWRPRLQVVFQDPNSSLNPRLNVVQIIEEGLRVHRPTLTPQQREEQVINAMREVGLDPETRHRYPAEFSGGQRQRIAIARALILQPELVILDEPTSSLDRSVQKQILALLKKLQREHRIAWIFISHDLQVVRSLCHQVIVLRQGEVVEQGDCEAVFAAPQQAYTRLLLTHSLS, encoded by the coding sequence ATGACCTCTCCCCTGCTCAGCATCAATCATCTCAGCATCGCCTTTCGTCACGGCGCAACCGAACGCCGCGTGGTCGACGATATTTCACTCTCCGTCGAGGCGGGCGAAACCCTGGCGCTGGTGGGCGAATCGGGATCGGGCAAAAGCGTGACCGCCCTTTCCGTGATGCGCCTGCTGCCTTCGCCGCCGGTCACCTGGCCGCAGGGCGAAATCCTGTTCGCCGGACAGGATCTGCTGCGCGCCGATGAGCGCGCCCTGCAACGTCTGCGCGGCAACCGCATCGCGATGATTTTCCAGGAGCCGATGGTCTCGCTGAATCCGCTGCACACGCTGGAGAAACAGCTGTACGAGGTGCTGTCGCTGCATCGCGGCATGCGGCGCGAGGCGGCGCGCGCCGAAATGCTGAGCTGTCTCGATCGGGTCGGCATCCGTAACGCCCGCGGCCGCCTTGCCGACTATCCGCATCAGCTTTCCGGCGGCGAGCGTCAGCGCGTGATGATCGCCATGGCGCTGCTGACCCAGCCGGAACTGCTGATTGCCGATGAGCCGACGACGGCGCTGGACGTGACGGTACAGGCGCAGATCCTGACGCTGCTCAAGGAGCTGAAGCAGGAACTGAATATGGGCCTGCTGTTTATTACCCATAACTTTACTATCGTCCGCCAGCTGGCTGACAGCGTCAGCGTGATGCAGAACGGCAAAATCGTCGAGCATAACCGCTGCGACACCCTGTTTAGCGCGCCGCAGCATTCCTATACGCGCCAGCTGATCGACGCGGAACCGGAGGGACGCCCCGATCCAGTCGATCTCAGCCAGCCTGCGCTGCTACAGGTAAACGGACTACAGGTCGCCTTTGCCGTCAGGCGCGGGCTGCTGCGCCGGGTGACGCATCAGCATCACGCGTTGAAAAATCTCAGCTTCAGCCTGCGCCCCGGCGAAAGCCTGGGGCTGGTCGGCGAATCAGGCTCCGGCAAAAGCACCACCGGGCTGGCGCTGCTACGGCTTATCGCCTCGCAGGGGGAGATTCTGTTCGCCGGTCAGCCGCTGCAAAACCTCAGCCGCCGACAGATGCTGCCCTGGCGGCCGCGGCTGCAGGTGGTCTTTCAGGACCCTAACTCGTCGCTGAATCCACGTCTTAACGTGGTGCAGATTATTGAAGAAGGGCTGCGCGTGCATCGCCCGACGCTGACGCCGCAGCAGCGCGAGGAACAGGTAATTAACGCGATGCGCGAAGTGGGGCTCGATCCTGAGACGCGCCATCGCTATCCGGCGGAGTTTTCCGGCGGACAGCGGCAGCGTATCGCTATTGCCCGCGCCCTGATCCTGCAGCCGGAGCTGGTCATTCTGGATGAACCGACCTCATCGCTCGATCGATCCGTGCAGAAGCAGATCCTGGCGCTGCTGAAAAAATTACAGCGGGAACATCGTATCGCCTGGATTTTTATTAGCCACGATTTGCAGGTGGTGCGCTCGCTCTGCCACCAGGTGATCGTGCTGCGTCAGGGCGAAGTGGTGGAACAGGGAGATTGCGAGGCGGTATTCGCCGCGCCGCAGCAGGCGTATACGCGCCTGCTGCTGACGCACAGCCTGAGCTGA
- a CDS encoding YejG family protein has translation MNTLQLSVVHRLPESYRWVAGLTGGVVEPHALNTLAAEDDLIGLRLLSHDGASAWDIMQKMRAMLADIQVDCAVIEWQGEPCLFVQRSDESAATVRLKNQGVAIAETFTAHVR, from the coding sequence TTGAACACTCTACAGCTGTCGGTGGTACACCGTTTACCAGAAAGCTATCGCTGGGTTGCCGGTCTGACGGGCGGCGTAGTGGAGCCGCACGCGCTGAATACGCTGGCGGCGGAAGATGATTTGATCGGCCTGCGTTTGCTCAGCCATGACGGCGCGTCAGCCTGGGACATTATGCAGAAAATGCGCGCCATGCTGGCTGACATTCAGGTCGACTGCGCCGTGATAGAATGGCAGGGCGAACCCTGCCTGTTTGTGCAGCGCAGCGATGAGAGCGCTGCCACCGTGCGCCTGAAAAATCAGGGCGTGGCGATTGCGGAAACCTTTACCGCCCACGTTCGTTAA
- a CDS encoding Bcr/CflA family multidrug efflux MFS transporter, with protein MKKDKNSSTGLVIILGLLAMLMPLSIDMYLPAMPQIAKEYGVSAGSVQMTLSAYILGFALGQLFYGPLADSFGRKPVITVGTLIFALAAAACAMSQSVEQLINMRFLHGLSAAAASVVINALMRDSFSKEEFSRMMSFVMLVTTIAPLLAPIIGGWLLVLWSWHAIFWTLSLAALAVTLMVATQIKETLPKAQRQRFHLRTTLKNFLSLFRHKRAFSYMLASGFSFAGLFSFLNAGPFVYIEVNHVSPQHFGYYFALNVVFLFIMTLINSRSVRRFGPLAMFRFGLVIQFAMGIWLLIVSAFGLGFLPLVFGVAMFIGCVAMVSSNAMAVILDEFPHIAGTASSLAGTLRFGVGALVGALLSMANFTSAWPMVWSIALCATCSLLLYFYASRTRKSSAAA; from the coding sequence GTGAAGAAGGATAAAAATTCATCCACGGGGCTGGTGATTATTCTCGGCCTGCTGGCGATGCTGATGCCGTTATCGATCGATATGTATCTGCCTGCGATGCCGCAGATCGCTAAAGAGTATGGCGTCAGCGCCGGCAGCGTGCAGATGACGCTCAGCGCCTATATTCTCGGTTTTGCCCTTGGCCAGCTGTTTTACGGCCCGCTGGCGGACAGCTTTGGCCGCAAGCCGGTGATCACCGTCGGCACGCTGATTTTTGCGCTGGCGGCGGCAGCCTGCGCTATGTCACAGAGCGTCGAGCAGCTGATCAATATGCGTTTCCTTCACGGCCTCTCCGCCGCGGCCGCCAGCGTGGTAATCAATGCGCTGATGCGCGACTCTTTTTCAAAAGAGGAGTTCTCGCGCATGATGTCGTTCGTCATGCTGGTCACCACTATCGCGCCGCTGCTGGCGCCGATTATCGGCGGCTGGCTGCTGGTGCTCTGGAGCTGGCACGCCATTTTCTGGACGCTATCGCTGGCGGCGCTGGCGGTCACCCTGATGGTCGCCACGCAGATCAAAGAAACCCTGCCGAAAGCGCAGCGGCAGCGTTTTCATCTGCGCACCACGCTGAAAAACTTCCTGTCCCTGTTCCGCCATAAGCGCGCCTTCAGCTATATGCTGGCCAGCGGCTTCTCATTCGCCGGACTGTTCTCTTTCCTCAATGCCGGGCCGTTTGTCTATATCGAAGTCAATCACGTTTCGCCGCAGCATTTCGGCTACTACTTTGCGCTGAACGTGGTGTTCCTGTTTATTATGACGCTGATTAACAGCCGCTCGGTGCGGCGCTTCGGGCCGCTGGCGATGTTCCGCTTCGGGCTGGTGATTCAGTTTGCGATGGGCATCTGGCTGCTGATCGTCAGTGCTTTCGGGCTGGGCTTTTTGCCGCTGGTGTTCGGCGTGGCGATGTTTATCGGCTGCGTGGCGATGGTCTCTTCCAATGCCATGGCGGTGATTCTGGATGAGTTTCCACATATCGCCGGCACCGCTTCATCGCTGGCGGGCACGCTGCGTTTCGGCGTCGGCGCGCTGGTGGGGGCGCTGCTCTCAATGGCGAACTTCACCAGCGCCTGGCCGATGGTGTGGTCCATCGCGCTGTGCGCTACCTGTTCGCTGCTGCTCTATTTTTACGCCAGCCGGACGCGCAAATCCTCAGCTGCCGCCTGA
- the rsuA gene encoding 16S rRNA pseudouridine(516) synthase RsuA has protein sequence MRLDKFISQQLEVSRAIATRELRAKRVTVDGEIVRDGAFKVQPEHQVEYDGNLLQLQVGPRYFMLNKPQGYVCSTDDPDHPTILYFIEEPTAWKLHAAGRLDIDTTGLVLLTDDGQWSHRITSPRHHCDKTYLVTLEAPLRDDTAQIFAEGIQLHGEKTLTKPAVLEALSETEVRLTISEGRYHQVKRMFAAVGNHVVALHRERIGGITLDETLEPGEYRPLTEEEIASIGAPR, from the coding sequence ATGCGACTTGATAAATTTATCTCTCAACAACTGGAAGTCAGCCGGGCTATCGCCACGCGGGAACTGCGGGCGAAACGCGTAACGGTAGACGGCGAAATCGTGCGCGACGGTGCTTTTAAAGTGCAGCCGGAACACCAGGTCGAATACGATGGCAATTTGCTGCAGCTCCAGGTCGGGCCGCGATATTTTATGCTGAACAAGCCGCAGGGCTATGTCTGTTCCACCGACGATCCCGATCATCCGACCATTCTTTATTTTATTGAAGAGCCGACCGCGTGGAAGCTGCACGCCGCCGGTCGACTCGATATCGACACCACCGGACTGGTGCTGTTGACCGACGATGGCCAGTGGTCGCACCGCATCACTTCGCCGCGCCACCACTGCGATAAAACCTATCTGGTGACGCTGGAAGCGCCGCTGCGCGACGACACCGCACAGATTTTCGCCGAAGGGATACAGCTGCACGGCGAAAAAACGTTGACCAAACCGGCGGTGCTGGAAGCGTTAAGCGAGACTGAAGTGCGCCTGACCATCAGCGAAGGGCGTTATCACCAGGTGAAGCGCATGTTCGCCGCGGTGGGCAACCATGTGGTTGCGCTGCATCGCGAGCGTATCGGCGGCATTACGCTGGATGAGACGCTGGAGCCGGGCGAGTACCGTCCTCTGACCGAAGAAGAAATCGCCAGCATCGGCGCGCCGCGTTAA
- a CDS encoding DEAD/DEAH box helicase: MSFTLRPYQQEAVAATLNHFRRSQQPAVIVLPTGAGKSLVIAELARVARGRVLVLAHVKELVAQNHGKYCALGLEADIFAAGLARKESQSKVVFGSVQSVARNLAQFDSAFSLLIVDECHRIGDDENSQYQQILTHLRLHNPQLRLLGLTATPYRLGKGWIYRFHYHGMVRGDERALFHDCIYELPLRYMIKHGFLVPPERLDMPVVQYDFSRLNAQANGLFSEADLNRELKQQQRITPHIISQIVEFAADRKGVMIFAATVEHAKEVLALLPDGKALVSAETPGPERDALIDAFKRQQIKYLVNVAVLTTGFDAPHVDLIAILRPTESVSLYQQIVGRGLRLSEGKTDCLILDYAGNPHDLFTPEVGAPKGKSDNEPVQVFCPACGFANTFWGKTTADGMIIEHFGRRCQGVLEDDDGNREQCDYRFRFKSCPHCNAENDIAARRCHECDAVLVDPDDMLKAALKLKDALVLRCGGMTLEAGRDDKGEWLKATYYDEDGTSVSERFRLQTPAQRTAFEQLFMRPHQRAPGVPLGWQTANDVVALQPLLRHPDFVVARARGQFWQVREKVFDYQGRYRRANELR, encoded by the coding sequence ATGTCGTTTACCCTGCGTCCTTATCAACAGGAAGCGGTTGCCGCCACGCTCAACCACTTCCGCCGTTCCCAACAGCCTGCGGTTATCGTGCTGCCTACCGGCGCCGGTAAAAGCCTGGTTATCGCCGAGCTGGCGCGCGTGGCGCGAGGCCGCGTGCTGGTGCTGGCTCACGTTAAAGAGCTGGTGGCGCAAAACCACGGCAAATATTGCGCGCTGGGGCTGGAGGCGGATATTTTCGCCGCCGGCCTGGCGCGTAAAGAGAGCCAGAGCAAGGTGGTGTTCGGCAGCGTGCAGTCGGTGGCGCGCAACCTGGCGCAGTTTGACAGCGCCTTTTCGCTGCTGATCGTCGATGAGTGCCACCGCATCGGCGATGATGAGAACAGCCAGTATCAGCAGATACTGACGCATCTGCGCCTGCATAATCCTCAGCTGCGGCTGCTGGGCCTGACCGCGACGCCCTACCGTCTCGGCAAAGGCTGGATCTATCGTTTCCACTATCACGGCATGGTGCGCGGCGACGAGCGCGCGCTGTTTCACGACTGCATCTATGAGCTGCCGCTGCGCTATATGATCAAGCATGGCTTTCTGGTGCCGCCGGAACGTCTTGATATGCCGGTGGTGCAGTATGATTTCAGCCGCCTGAACGCGCAGGCGAACGGCCTGTTTTCCGAAGCCGACCTCAACCGCGAGCTGAAGCAGCAGCAGCGTATCACGCCGCACATTATCAGCCAGATCGTCGAGTTCGCCGCCGATCGCAAAGGGGTAATGATTTTCGCCGCTACCGTAGAGCACGCCAAAGAGGTGCTGGCGCTGCTGCCGGACGGTAAGGCGCTGGTCAGCGCTGAGACACCCGGCCCGGAGCGCGATGCGCTGATCGACGCTTTTAAGCGGCAGCAGATCAAATATCTGGTTAACGTGGCGGTACTGACCACCGGCTTCGACGCACCGCATGTCGATCTGATCGCCATTCTGCGCCCTACCGAGTCGGTCAGCCTTTATCAACAGATTGTCGGCCGCGGGCTGCGTCTCAGCGAGGGCAAAACCGACTGTCTGATCCTCGACTACGCCGGCAACCCGCACGATCTGTTTACGCCGGAGGTGGGCGCGCCGAAAGGCAAGAGCGACAACGAACCGGTGCAGGTTTTCTGTCCGGCCTGCGGCTTCGCCAACACTTTCTGGGGCAAAACCACCGCCGACGGCATGATTATCGAACACTTTGGCCGCCGCTGTCAGGGCGTGCTGGAGGATGACGACGGCAACCGCGAGCAGTGCGACTATCGCTTCCGCTTTAAAAGCTGCCCGCACTGCAACGCTGAAAACGATATCGCCGCGCGCCGCTGCCATGAGTGCGACGCGGTGCTGGTCGATCCTGATGATATGCTGAAGGCGGCGCTGAAGCTAAAGGACGCGCTGGTGCTGCGCTGCGGCGGCATGACGCTGGAGGCGGGCCGCGACGACAAAGGCGAGTGGCTGAAGGCGACCTATTACGATGAGGACGGCACCAGCGTCAGCGAGCGCTTTCGTCTACAGACGCCGGCGCAGCGCACCGCGTTTGAACAGCTGTTTATGCGGCCGCATCAGCGCGCGCCCGGCGTTCCGCTCGGCTGGCAGACCGCCAACGACGTGGTGGCGTTGCAGCCGCTGCTGCGTCATCCCGATTTTGTAGTGGCGCGCGCCCGCGGCCAGTTCTGGCAGGTGCGCGAAAAGGTGTTCGACTATCAGGGACGCTATCGCCGCGCCAACGAGCTGCGTTGA
- the rplY gene encoding 50S ribosomal protein L25, which translates to MLTIKATERKEQGKGASRRLRAANKFPAIVYGGKEAAVSIELDHDNVMNMQAKPGFYDEVLVLDIDGKETQVKVQAVQRHPFKPKLHHIDFVRV; encoded by the coding sequence ATGTTAACTATCAAAGCAACTGAACGTAAAGAGCAGGGTAAGGGTGCGAGCCGCCGCCTGCGCGCAGCTAACAAATTCCCGGCTATCGTTTACGGTGGCAAGGAAGCAGCTGTTTCCATCGAACTGGACCACGACAACGTGATGAACATGCAGGCGAAGCCTGGCTTCTATGATGAAGTTCTGGTTCTGGACATCGATGGCAAAGAAACTCAGGTGAAAGTGCAGGCGGTACAGCGTCATCCGTTCAAGCCGAAACTGCATCACATCGACTTCGTTCGCGTTTAA
- the yejK gene encoding nucleoid-associated protein YejK, which translates to MSLDIDQIALHQLIKRDEQTLELVLRDSLLPTTQAVSELVEELHRVYSAKSKAFGLFNAESELAQTLRECRAGEQDFLAFSRAATGRLREELAKYPFAEGGIVLFCHYRYLAVEYLLIAVLSSQSSMRVNEQLDISSVHYLDINHADIVARIDLTEWETNPESTRYLTFLRGRVGRKVADFFMDFLGASVGLDTKAQNRGLLQAVDDYCAESDLDKAERQNYRQQVYSYCNEQLQAGEEIAIDDLARELPPLGEKNFREFTQEQGYELEESFPADRSTLRQLTKFAGSGGGLTINFDAMLLGERIFWDPVTDTLTIKGTPPNLRDQLQRRTSGK; encoded by the coding sequence ATGAGTCTGGATATCGACCAGATCGCCCTGCATCAGTTGATCAAACGCGATGAGCAAACGCTGGAGCTGGTGCTGCGCGACAGCCTGCTGCCGACCACCCAGGCCGTGTCGGAACTGGTGGAGGAATTGCACCGGGTCTACAGCGCGAAAAGCAAAGCGTTCGGCCTGTTTAACGCCGAAAGCGAGCTGGCGCAAACGCTACGCGAATGCCGCGCCGGTGAGCAGGATTTCCTGGCGTTCAGCCGCGCCGCCACCGGCCGTCTGCGTGAGGAACTGGCGAAATACCCCTTTGCCGAAGGCGGCATCGTGCTGTTCTGCCACTATCGCTACCTGGCGGTGGAATATTTACTGATCGCAGTGCTGAGCAGCCAAAGCAGCATGCGCGTCAATGAGCAGCTCGATATCAGCAGCGTGCACTATCTGGACATCAACCATGCCGATATCGTGGCGCGCATCGATTTGACCGAGTGGGAAACCAACCCGGAATCGACGCGCTATCTGACCTTCCTGCGCGGCCGCGTAGGGCGCAAGGTCGCCGATTTCTTTATGGATTTCCTCGGCGCCAGCGTCGGGCTGGACACCAAGGCGCAGAACCGCGGGCTGTTGCAGGCGGTGGACGATTACTGCGCCGAGTCCGATCTGGATAAGGCGGAGCGGCAAAACTACCGTCAGCAGGTCTACAGCTACTGCAATGAACAATTGCAGGCGGGCGAAGAGATCGCCATCGACGATCTGGCGCGCGAGCTGCCGCCGCTGGGCGAGAAGAATTTCCGCGAGTTCACTCAGGAGCAGGGCTATGAGCTGGAGGAGAGTTTCCCGGCGGACCGCAGCACCCTGCGCCAGCTGACCAAATTCGCCGGCAGCGGCGGCGGCCTGACTATCAACTTCGACGCCATGCTGCTGGGCGAGCGCATTTTCTGGGATCCGGTAACCGATACCCTGACGATCAAAGGCACGCCGCCGAATTTGCGCGATCAGCTTCAGCGTCGCACCAGCGGCAAATAA
- a CDS encoding YejL family protein: MPQSSRYSDERVEQILAQLVQVLEENQAPTDLSLMVLGNMVTNLINTSVAPAQRRALARSFADALQASVREDKAH; the protein is encoded by the coding sequence ATGCCACAATCATCCCGTTACAGTGACGAACGCGTGGAGCAGATCCTCGCGCAGCTGGTGCAGGTGCTGGAAGAAAACCAGGCGCCAACCGATCTTTCCCTGATGGTGCTGGGAAATATGGTCACCAATTTAATCAATACCAGCGTGGCGCCCGCTCAGCGTCGTGCGCTGGCCCGTTCCTTCGCGGATGCGCTTCAGGCCTCAGTACGCGAAGATAAAGCCCATTAA